The following nucleotide sequence is from Corylus avellana chromosome ca7, CavTom2PMs-1.0.
tttttttaaaaaaaaaaaaaaaaaaaattaattaattggtgcTAAGCTCATTCTATCATAGGCAAGTTAATAGAAAACGTTGGTGGAGGGGGAAAATTCAAAGTGTGTAGCAATTTTTAGTGAGATGATTATGAATAAGACGTAAATTTGAAGGGTTATGTGTACTACATAATATCACAATGTTAATTTTCGAGTTGATTTACAAATGTCTACTTGGGTTATATAacttaataaattaatagataccGTATCTTGTATTCATCTTCAAATGCAATAATTGACATCTTGTAGAAAGAAATTTGTAAACCTAATCCTTCAACGTTTTATTTCCTAATTTCTACAATTTTGAAGATGACCGATTGCAATACACAAATGGGTTTGTCTCACCTCAACAAAATAGCTCAACAATCTAATTATTAAATTACACTCAACAGAACTTACTTTCGTCATTTGAGGTCTTACTATATAATGCTACACACATTCTTAGTTTTTTACACCAAATTTTCTACATTTATAGGTAGCTTTTAaaactacaatttaatttgaattgaatttttattgaattttaatccaatgatAATTATAAAAGTTACATATGAATATAAATAAGTGAGagtatgtatagcattactcattataAATATGAAAGATAACTATGTTTTATTTGGTAATCACTAGTTTATAGCAATGTCGTTGGTTgtcaattatataataaatgTTGTTGACTTTGAGGAGATCAATAACCATTACATCGTTAAGATTAAATTTAACAGAATCAATGGTGTATATGTTGTCGTATGGTAAATACGACTTACGGTTTGATGTGGCAACtaatcttcatttttttttttaggggaatcTTTCATatctatttcttaaaaaaaaaaaaaaaaaaaaaaatcaaaaaaaaaaatcaaaagcataaagcataaagctctgataaatcatagccaaagctatgaggttacaatatcataaagacaaatataaaaatcttacaatcaaatcatattTATGATAGCTTAATGCAAAACTTAGTATATAATCCTCCTTAACTAATCTTCTTAATCTTGATCTAATATATACATAACTCCAATGGACAATGCAAGTACACGGACTGGGCATTTAGCCCAACTGCGACTGTAatatctattattctaaaagtttaatttttaaacttttgggttgaAAGCCCATTTAATACTATCTCTAGCCCatcaaaaccaaactaactatACCCATATCACATATTCGGCctaaactatttatttatttttgaaacctaattcaaagaaaaacaagaagccTTCTACTAATAAAATGTTGACACAAACAATCATAGAAGAGAGATATTACACTATAAGTGAAACTCGAGTTGTAGATTATGTGAGAAATTTactagaaattttatttttatttttctaagcaaaaaggCACATGTGGGAGATCAattatagttattttatttggaTGTGGTCATAGTAGCACTTATCCGCTAGGAGCTATACAAAAACAGCCTAGACAGTGAGAATCGTATgcattttctcaattttaattGAGCCATAGCCTGACCCGGACCTATTAGAGCACCAATAAGAACTAATGTAATTTACATATTCGAACTCTTGCCTTACCTAATCACTTTCTTGAAAGACTAAAACTTTGATTAGAATGCACCAACACCAATGCTACAAATGGCTCTGGTTTTGCTTTGTTTCCTATTGAATCTTTCCTTtgttattgtaattattttttatagatttgGTTGCCAAGGAAATCTACAGTGGGACATTGGTCTTGAACAAAACTTAAGGTGCGAACGGACCAATTTAGAGAAAGGTCCAAAAATCAATGCTTTGTGACAGTGATCTGATGGGTccaaaatcaaaaggaaaaattataatttaccctcctaaagttgacagcatttttcaatttgaacactaaagttttaatttttgtaatccacccccacaaagttgtAATtgttttcaattcgaccaatattatcccaaaattcccatattgcccctaattttattttttttatatatatatatataaaaaaaaaataaataaatttgggggtacaaaaatggccagatggccaaaggggtggctacagccacctcgaatttttttttttaaattttttttgtaaaaaataaaaaataaaaaattagtggcaatatgggaagttttttatataattgctcaaattgtaaaaatttggaactttgggtaggtgaattgcaaaaattgaaactttagttttcaaattgaaaaacgatgtcaactttaggagggtaaactgtaatttttctaaATCAAAATTCTAATAAGACCCAAGCCGACTGAAGCAACCGGTATTGCACCACCGGCCTCGGAAAGTGGTTTTCGTCAAGATTAATCGTCGGACTAATGCCGATTCAGGTGTGTTTGTCGAATCAAACTTGCCATTATTTTACTTCTCATTCAtctcttcttttaaatttgtcagtatatgataaatttttttttaaaaaaaatacgaataaaaataaataagagatagaaaaagaaaattaaagaaagctatttattaacttaaaaataaaaaattatgtgaaacAGGAAAGTCACAAGATATATGAGCCAAAGGACAAGTTAAATACAGTGACGTACGTAGGCAAGCAAGCGTTggaaagggaaaagaagaaaaaacaaagacagaCAAAAGAGGAAGACAAATGATAAAGTGAGTCACAACAAATCACTGCTcatcagaaaaaataaaagaaaaaagaagtcaCATTAAATTAGCAAAATAGGATAAGTTACAACTAACTTACGTACCTCCTCACATAcatatgaaaattaaaggaaaaaataaaaataaaataaaataagaaaatctcTAGACTAGTGAATATAAAGGAAATCATTAGGAATTATGTCTCTTCAGCTCTCTTCTTTTAGTGGCAAACACTTCTTCATGTCTCATTATCCAAAACCGCTCTATTTCTTCTGGTTTCCGCCCTGGAATCCGACCGGCGATCAGAGCCCACCTGTACAcgttaattttaaaatcaattaaaacagagatttatatatatatatggacattCAAACAAAATCGCACCGAGCCAATAATGAGAAGCATaggaattagaaaaataaataaattcctaaaaaaattcGGAGCCCAAATGATGCACACATGCAACTCTTTGGTAATATCTGTCTCCATCGTCAGAATTCAGAATGGGACagagtttgttaaaaaaaaaaaaaaaaaatgttatttttttctggtgacaaaagaaatgttttttttttttaaaaaaaaaaaaggggtttacCTGTCACCAACCAGCTTGTACATTCTATGGATGAGATCTTCTTCTTGTTCCGACATCTTAATGAACTCCCACTCTATACTGCTCACCTCTGCcaaaacgagagagagagagagaagcgtTAGATATTtaactttgaaatgaaaatgGTGAGGcgagaaaataaaatgaaggaaaaaaaaaaaaaaaaaaagacaaaaagaaggaaCCCAGATTGAAATATGCAGCAGAAAAAGGAAGGGAATAAAATCCGTaaagaaatttaaccaaaaaagagaagaagccGGACGGTATTTTAGTGCAACATAAATGGAAATGAcagaaaattgaaggaaaaagaagaggaggcAGAATGGGATTTGGTACAGAAAATGACAGGGAAAATTGAATGGAACTCACCCTCAGAGTAACAACTACTGGTCTTGGCTTGCTTTCTGCGACGCTTATCCATAGCTTTCAAGCAATGGAAAATggggagaaaaaagagatggaGAGATCGATAaacagagagtgagagagagagaaaccccGGGGGAGTTCGTGGCGATTCTATAAGGGAGGGAAAGGATTTGGCATTTAAGAGTTTCCAAAAAGGGAATTtgagaaacataaattatatgggttttattttttattttattatattttttgttgtccTTTAAAATGGCATTGTAAGAAGAGCTTGAATGAATGCTTGGGAACAAAGCAGCAAAGGAACGGCAGGTCctaccaaacaaacaaaataaaattccgTTGACCTGTAGTTGTCCCTCACCCCCTCACTAAATCTAATTCTACAAGGTCAAAGACTTCATCCGGGCACTCTCTTCTAAAAGACACTATTACCCTTTCATTAGACCAACAAAATTCCCATTTCCTAGGTGCAAAGTTGTGCTTTCCAGGTGTTAATAAGGTTTTCTTTTGGTCAAACTGAAACATATTTGTGCAACGTGGCaagcatgcatgatgcatgccTCCATTAATTGCCTTCTTGTGAGGGGCGCCccatgttaattaatttatacccCTATTTTTGGTTGGTACTGGATATCATTAGTTTGTGCTTTTTGGGGCGATTAGTTTATTTCAGTTAACACTGTTCCCACCAAATGCAAACCAAACTTAATGCACCTAAAAACATATCAACACCACCCCTTCTTCCCGGGAAATATCCCTTCTAGGGGCGGTCAATTGGACTTGGATTCTTCAAATTCTATGCTCGaatgtcattgatttttttacaaaaatttgggCCAATAAGGTGAGAGGAGAGTGTGGGTTAGGGACACCGAGGGCTTCGCCCCCCCCTCATCTTTCATTTCGTATTCAAATTTtgtgaaattgggacaaagaaTTTCAGATGATTGCTGAATTTGGGATGAGATTATTATCAAAGCTTTTAcatctttatttcgttatttagAAGTTAAAACTTACAAGTGACAGATACATAGATTAGCTGGCTTGCGACGGGAGATTAAGATCCTCTAAAATTAGTAAAATTTGGACGGCTTAAGAAAAGGGTTGTAGAGTTTACTTACTTCGGGTAATCGAAAGTGCAAAACCCACTTTCTTGAAACAAGTGAGCTCACTTGTAATCACATCTCTTTAAACTGCAATATTCAAATAATCTTTATCTTGTGATGAAAGAAACCAAATATA
It contains:
- the LOC132188321 gene encoding transcription factor CPC-like; its protein translation is MFLKFPFWKLLNAKSFPSLIESPRTPPGFLSLSLSVYRSLHLFFLPIFHCLKAMDKRRRKQAKTSSCYSEEVSSIEWEFIKMSEQEEDLIHRMYKLVGDRWALIAGRIPGRKPEEIERFWIMRHEEVFATKRRELKRHNS